The DNA sequence gtgccaaactgcattacagtgtagatgcacccatagaccTCAGCCAAAGAGTCTGAAATGTTTTCCTACTGTGTTCTGATACAGAAAACCCCTAAAATTCCAgttttatataatgtttattCCTGTACTTATTTCTTCCAGTACTGGGACTCATATACGctcaatacaatttaaaagcagaagatattacaatattaaaacacaattaaaaagagatCATATCAAAAGCAACTAAAataagtacaatttaaaaacaaaacgaAGGCAGGGATCTGAGGAATGTCCTGATGCTTCATTTCCTGACTAAAACAGGTCCTACTGTTGACCTACTAATTTCAAGATATGAAAACATTAAGACCGAAGCCTATAAAAGGACAGCACCCCTCCAAGAAAAAACATATGCCAGGAACAGGGTGACCAAGTGTCCTCCTTTCTCatgacatgtcctatatttcatccttctgtccaggaggaattccaatatgtcctccattttgagaatgatgAAGCCCATTGAGTCACACCATGTTGCTGTTTTCCTTTGAGAAATttatctacttggcagcctgtccttgcttcATATATGGAATGGGGTTCGGTTCGGCTGGATCCTCCTGGAGTTCTTCCTTTCctaggaggagcaggagcaggagcaggagcaggcaAGATtcgcacccagagctcagggGAAGAGGCCAGCAAACGTGTTGGGCAATGGGCTGCTTGGAGACACATGCAAAGGCTGAAAGGGTTTCCTCCCTTAATTTCATCACAATGGCGAAGTGataggaataatttaaatgtagattcagtcaaaggTTTGTGGCTGGCCAAGTGCAATGTTAAGCCTTTGTCAGAAGTGCTATAAgcatattgcaagccaacaaggcctTTGAATGAAGGCAgctttcatcagaaaaatatgNNNNNNNNNNNNNNNNNNNNNNNNNNNNNNNNNNNNNNNNNNNNNNNNNNNNNNNNNNNNNNNNNNNNNNNNNNNNNNNNNNNNNNNNNNNNNNNNNNNNNNNNNNNNNNNNNNNNNNNNNNNNNNNNNNNNNNNNNNNNNNNNNNNNNNNNNNNNNNNNNNNNNNNNNNNNNNNNNNNNNNNNNNNNNNNNNNNNNNNNNNNNNNNNNNNNNNNNNNNNNNNNNNNNNNNNNNNNNNNNNNNNNNNNNNNNNNNNNNNNNNNNNNNNNNNNNNNNNNNNNNNNNNNNNNNNNNNNNNNNNNNNNNNNNNNNNNNNNNNNNNNNNNNNNNNNNNNNNNNNNNNNNNNNNNNNNNNNNGATTGGAGATATACTataccacaacacacacaacaaacacacacatatacacaaaaaccATAGGGttaggaaaggtgtgtgtgtatatatatatatatatatatatatataaaactatagATTAAAACCAtagaaaatgaatatatatatatatatatatatccataggaaatatatgtataaaaccatggaaaatgaatagaaataaaagtctggtttatttatttttgtttgtattcctAGGGGCGTTGTGTCCCTGGGTCCTGTCCTCCACTTTTCCGGCGTGTCCTCCATTCCGCGGTGCCGCCCTGCCCTCCTTTGCCGGAATCCTCTTCGTCTGAGAGGCGAGAGGAATCTGAGCTGCGCCCCCTCATGGCCGAGTGCAGACATCGCAGGGCGCTGGGGAGGATTACCTCATCCTCGAGTCTTCTTGAGCAACTCCTCTgggctccccctccctcccctggcAAGTCCCGCCCCTACGCTCCGTTTACTCGCTGAGCCAAATGTCAATAGGCCGCGCCCACAGcctgggggggggaaatcccccTTCTCTCACGCGCATGCGCAGAGGACTGAGGAACGTTCGCATTATTTTCTTCCTCGCGTGACGTCACGGAGCCCGGAAGTGGAGCACCATGTGCGGGGGATGCGTCAAGACGGAGTACCCCTCGCGGGTAAGGCCAAGGGCGGGCAAGGCGGGGCAGTGGGCGGGAGCCCTCCTTGGTGGTattccccagcagcagcagcagcagcagcagcagcagagcggAGGGCGGGGCTCAGGTAAGGCTTTGAGACCCATGCTTCTGAGTCAGGCTCCAGGTGGAGGACCTTCAGTGAAAATGGAGCACAGGACCACATACTCCTAGGTATGGAAACCCATGCTTCTCAGCCAGGCTCCAGTGGGACCgcataaaaagctattaaaaactcACATAAAGATAGATAAACCCATGCTTCTGTGGAGGGCATTCGATGCAAATGGAGGATATGACCAGATATAAGCTATAAAAAACTCGTATAAAGATAAATGTGTTTTTCTGcgtcaggctccaaatggaggacattcagtGAAAATGGAGGATGTGGCCCAATAAGACCTTTGAACACACATAGGAATGGAAATCTATGCTTCTCAGTCAGGCACCAAACGGAGGACATtggatggaaatggagggcatgaccaaataaaagctacatAACACTCATATAAAGATAAATCCATGTGTCATAGCCATGCTCCAAAGGGAAGGcgtttttggaattcctcctggacagaaggctgaaatggaggacatgtctggggaaaggaggaTGCCCAGGCACTCTGTCCCAGAGCTGTGCTCTGTTGAGTGGCCCAAAAGCATCATCTACCTCAGTGCCATTTTCCTTAGTGCTTTAGTACAAAACAGAGCTTCCCTCAGGCTCCTacggggcctaaataccctacagACCCATGGTGACCgcccaggacatgccctaccaTTTCAGCCTCTAGCCCAGCTGAGTGTGATTCCCTTTGCTCTGTTGAGTAACTCAAAAAcaccatcttgttgttgttgttgttatcttccctatgtagagagatcctgtagcacctttgagactcactggaagaaaggtggcagcatgagctttcgtaggcttcagtctacttcctccactaaatcttccagtgagtctcaaaggtgctacaggatctctcttcatgctgattctacagactaacacagctatatgttTGCGTTCTAACATCTAGCttgttatctttttctttctgctgctctctacctttcctagcattactaccatatccactgattcctgccttctcgtgatgtgaccAAACTACAACcgtctcaatttaatcatcttggcttcacgacatttcaggcttgatctattcaagggcccatttgtttgtctttatggccatccatggtattctcagtgctcttttccagcaccacatctcaaatgaaatgattttcttctCTGCTTATTtcacagtccagcattcaaatggcaatggggaatatgACAGCTTGGATGATTCTTTAGTATttggttgtatatctttactattTGGGATCTTGTCTAATACTTTTATGGCTGCGCTTcacattcttagtcttcttctgatttcttggctgcagtttctgttttgttcagtgtttgatccaaggtacaggaactcttttactgtttcgataattgttccaagtctgtcgtgttttctgctagcattatCATGTCATCCACTTTTCTTAGATTGttgctgttccttcctcctgtcttcactccttcttcttagtcttatctgcttttcttatgatgttttctgcatacaagttgaacaaataggtgATAGAATTGTCCCCGGTGCTGTTTTCCTTGTTGGCTCAGTATGAAACAGAGCTTCCCTCAAGCTCATACAAGGCGAGAGAGCCTAAATACCTTATAGATCCCTTCTGATCATGGAAGCTGAGAATGGATGGGtgagaccaccaaggaatcccaggtactgttggctatattttagaggaaggaactggcaaaaccaactctgagtattctttgcctaagaaaatgccttgaaattcatggggttcccATTAAgctgacaggcagcttgaaggcatgtacatacATAAGGATGGTCTTTGTGAGAAGGTGTGGAAGATTTATGATTAAGAGTCAGGTTTAGGAATAAATGAGTTTTATCCTgggcttggaagctaagcaagaacAGTCCTGGTTGTTActtgggagactgccagtgaataccaggtgttgcagactatagaggaaggaactgccaaaaccacctctgagtattccttgcctaagaaaaccctatgagatacATGGGGTTaccctaagtcaacaggcaatgtgaaggcacatacacacattatcTCCCTTATATTTTGGACTGCTAAAGCCAGTTCTCATTCctggggaaggaaggggcaaGGCTTACAGATCAAAAGTAGTGACTTGCAGGCAAAACCTAACCTCTTCCTTTCAGGCCACTCCTTGCAGGCCTTCCTTTTCTTGTCCAATCCTGCCCCTACTAAGGTGGTAAATATGTTTCTGCAAAGAAGACATCTATCCACCTGCATTGGGAATGGCCCATTTGTGGCCCAACAGATATTAGCCGACACTTTGTCATCTGTAGATTGTGACCCTTCAGAGAAATCTCAGCCATTATAGTGGGATGGAAAACCTGCAatttcttcttccccctttttaCAAAGTAACAAAGAAGGGAGACAATGTGATTTACTATATACTATAAGTCTAGTATGCTAACTTGGACTAAATGGTTATTAGTTTGTAAGAAAATACACAATTTCTAAAAATACAGTGGTTTCTAACTTGTGCTGATATTAGAGAATCCagtatgatgtagtagtttgaggattggactatgactggagaccagggtttgaattcctgctcagccatggaaacccactgggtacccttgggcaaatcacactttcccagaggaaggagaaggcaaaTACCCCTCTGAAAAAAAGCTCACCAAGAAAACTgttacaggtttgccttaggattgctataagttggaaacaactagaaggcatgCTATGTAATGAAATAGAGGAATTTCAGTAttgctgtttttcccccctcaagTGACTGACTATGGGAACATATCATTCCCACATCACCCCAGATGCCACAGAACTTGTAATCGGGAGACATTGCATCATATTCTGAACGACTTAGAGCAGAATCCTGTTCTTTTCCACttgagctttattgcattgtttagtgCAAACATGCTGCTACAACGCAACACTGAAACTGTCTTCTCCACCTTCTTTCACCATCTGTCCAATACCAATACTTTACTTCAGAACAACTTCCAGgtagacagaagacaagaaagggGCGCTGGGCTGGGCTGGACTGGACTCCCATAGAAATACTTCATGAAAAAGAActgctttgtcagaggctttgttaactatgCCTGTGGTTGTGGAAGTGAAAAGTTATACTGTTGTTCAAAATTTGTGCCTGTTACATTTTTGTCGTCTGTAGCTGCAGTCAACATTGCAGggaattggtgtgtgtgtatgcatgtgtgcttGTGTGATTATATTGGGACAAGTGAGCAAACATTGCTCTTGTGTCATATACAGCATTGGGTGGGTGGACCATTTCCTCTGTCTCCCTGtttgccttcctttccttcagTCTTGAAACTGTCAACTTGAACACCCAGAAGGACTGTAGATTACCCATATAGCAGAATCAGTGCCAAGCCAAAGTGGAACCCACCAGTCTTTGGCAATGATTCAAATCTTCGCCATGGCTGCTTGTTGAGAGAGATTAAAAATTGTGGTGTTCCAACTGTGGAGCTCACATGTAACTTGACCATAAAATAAAGGTGTTCTGTGCTAGCtacataatttttatttatttatctctttgCTGTTTGACTATTGTAGGGTAACACCTGCTTGGAGAATGGTTCCTACTTGATGAACTTCGTAGGTTGCATTGAATGCAAAAAGAAGGAATTTGTGATGATAACAAACAGAGCAAGAGAAGAAGAGGATGGAGAAGAGATTATCACTTATGATCGTAAGGAAGCTAAACATTCTAAGGACTGGGCATGTTCAGGGCTTGAGAGGTTTATTCCAGAAGCCTATGTggatcatcattttaaaaatgtatatgtcCAGATGCACTTTTTATAATGGGTACATTTCTAGAATGCACACTTCTTATCAATGTTTTGGCCCAGAGGACCACACAAACTTTTATGCATACAGATATATGCCTTCCTTCATATATATTCAACTTGCATACAGCACACATAATCACACACTCCGCCACCACCATCCCCAGTCAGGATGCAGGAAAGCAATTTTAAACATCCCCCCCCAATGTCTGTGCtggcaggaggagggggaaacaccatcagcagcagcagtgatCAACTCTTACCAGTAGCAGATCAGCTATGTTGGAAACAGGATTTCTAAAGGGTGAGAGAGGATTTAATATCTTCCACCTCTCATTGTTTCTGGTGAGGATTGCTGGAATCATAGGTAGCTCAGAGTGAATGCTGCCTGGGGACCATAGGCTTTGCAGTCTTGATTATAGTGATCAAATGTCACATGTTTTCAACCTGATGCATTTCAGGgtagttattcatttatttatttgcagctgATGGAAATACTACTGCTTAGTTGTAAAACATAACTACATGGCCAGATCATCTTTCAACTGTTTGAAAGGGGAAAGCAtgtgttcttctttctttctgtctagCTCATGGGAAATCTGTCTCCATGGTTCCCTTCAGGTTGGCAGACCTCATTTCCTATAACTTCTAAGAATAGTTTCTTTCCTCATCTCTGCTACGGTACTGTGAAACTTTCTATCTGGTGAAAATCCAGTAAAATTGCTTAGAGCTGCAATATATGCTACTTGAAGCACTTTTGGCAATGcctgtgaatgaatgaattagcGCCTTTCTTATAACTGCCCAACGGATGCCACTGTTTAGAAAAACTGGTATTATCTCCTCTTTTTCTGTATTATTACTTCTGTCTTACCTCTCGTTACTGCTGTTCCACTTCTACACTTCAATTTCTTTAATTGCTACCACAGTTGCTATTCCTTGTTGGGGAACCAAAAAGCAATGCTACTGATGTGCAgcttctctccttttttccccagGCAGCAGCAGTGATAGACAAAGGAAAGTAGTCACAGTTCAAAAAATCAATATGGGATGTGTGAGCACCCTTGATAAAACTTAATTGCATAGTTGAGCCAGGAGGTGTCTTCTTTTGGATTCCTCTCTAATTCCTTTACACTTTTGTAAACAAGGGCTGTATTTTCCACAACATTTATCTTAAAGCATTAGCATGACTGGACTCTTAAATGTTGTCAGAGATGTTGCCTTACaatattgtttgtttttcttaaactttttccccctcaGATGTATGTAAGAATTGTCACCATGTAATAGCCAGGCATGAGTACACATTCAGTGTAGTGGACGATTACCAGGTAAAACCCTTGTAATATTCAGAAGTTATGTTATaactcattttgttgttgtctttgttttgttctttgttttcctttgttaaaGTTGTCACATCGTAGA is a window from the Sceloporus undulatus isolate JIND9_A2432 ecotype Alabama chromosome 1, SceUnd_v1.1, whole genome shotgun sequence genome containing:
- the CHURC1 gene encoding protein Churchill; this encodes MCGGCVKTEYPSRGNTCLENGSYLMNFVGCIECKKKEFVMITNRAREEEDGEEIITYDHVCKNCHHVIARHEYTFSVVDDYQEYTMLCMLCGRAEDSISVLPDDPHLMTPLF